In Zea mays cultivar B73 chromosome 7, Zm-B73-REFERENCE-NAM-5.0, whole genome shotgun sequence, the following proteins share a genomic window:
- the LOC100272929 gene encoding GLABROUS1 enhancer-binding protein-like, with protein sequence MAPKRPAAAAAAASGSASEASDAEADVGHQPSSPSPSKTPPTNPNPKSAAAGPAEDSTAAGSDSEAAYDSDADHRPAHRKAAVAASPSRKPRSPRPRSRSRSPDAASYSDGAASDADADPAARDGADSADDGNASPLALPRLSRAEAAAIKPLSSRPMDPPRRSMVHSFSELRSKRPRSAAVPSSVEQLKRPTRLWSLRDEIVILRGLVTYRAKRGVLPGAMYDISMFQGHIQSELSVNVTPTQLSDKVRRLKQKYNQLASRGKNGRDPDLPTQHEQSVYEIGKKVWGTSTGGDGYEIGGDSQEEHEIGESDEDVESGWDERARKNRRLMPITMANGHGSGFGAGRGKFDVEKGKDAYPYLWETVEDLSKEHPNGVAFKKAFELIEGARARGMEEKLRKFRLTEIRHQLRRMELMKETVKMVLDALEG encoded by the coding sequence ATGGCACCGAAGCGCCCGGCCGCCGCAGCGGCGGCGGCCTCGGGGTCGGCGTCCGAGGCATCCGACGCGGAGGCGGACGTGGGCCACCAGCCGTCCTCCCCATCCCCGTCCAAGACGCCGCCGACCAACCCTAACCCTAAGTCCGCTGCCGCTGGCCCCGCCGAGGACTCCACCGCGGCCGGATCCGACTCCGAGGCCGCGTACGACTCTGACGCGGACCACCGCCCCGCGCACCGGAAGGCGGCGGTAGCGGCGTCCCCATCGCGCAAGCCCAGGAGCCCCAGGCCGCGCTCCCGCTCCCGCTCCCCGGACGCAGCCTCGTACTCCGACGGCGCGGCCTCAGATGCCGACGCTGACCCTGCCGCCCGAGACGGCGCCGACTCCGCCGACGACGGCAACGCCTCTCCGCTCGCGCTCCCGCGCCTATCCCGCGCCGAGGCTGCCGCCATCAAGCCCCTCAGCTCGCGCCCCATGGATCCGCCGCGCCGCTCCATGGTACACTCTTTCTCCGAGCTGCGCTCGAAGCGCCCCCGCAGCGCCGCCGTCCCGTCATCCGTTGAGCAGCTCAAGAGGCCGACGCGGCTCTGGAGCCTCCGTGACGAGATCGTCATCCTGCGGGGCTTGGTCACGTACCGCGCCAAGCGTGGGGTCCTCCCCGGCGCCATGTATGACATTTCTATGTTCCAAGGCCACATCCAGAGCGAGCTCAGTGTTAACGTAACCCCCacgcagctcagtgacaaggtacGGCGTCTCAAGCAGAAGTACAACCAGCTTGCGTCCCGTGGCAAGAACGGGCGGGATCCAGACTTGCCCACCCAGCATGAACAGAGTGTTTATGAGATTGGCAAGAAGGTATGGGGAACAAGTACGGGTGGTGATGGGTATGAGATTGGTGGTGACAGCCAAGAGGAGCATGAAATTGGAGAGAGTGACGAGGATGTGGAGAGTGGGTGGGATGAACGTGCCCGCAAGAACAGGAGGCTGATGCCAATCACTATGGCAAATGGACACGGATCTGGGTTCGGGGCTGGCAGAGGGAAGTTTGATGTTGAGAAGGGAAAGGATGCTTATCCATACCTTTGGGAGACTGTAGAGGATCTGTCAAAGGAGCACCCGAATGGGGTAGCATTCAAGAAAGCCTTTGAGCTGATCGAAGGCGCCAGAGCGCGTGGGATGGAGGAGAAGCTACGAAAATTCAGGCTGACAGAGATCAGACACCAGCTGCGACGTATGGAATTGATGAAGGAGACAGTGAAGATGGTGCTTGATGCGCTGGAAGGTTGA